One Deinobacterium chartae genomic window carries:
- the brxL gene encoding BREX system Lon protease-like protein BrxL — MTPIFFGKTLPKRLTKRKVFYRVPRYVVEYLLAKYAPDGRDEAVAVVQEVLQERYVGPDQGEWVRDQLLRHGSFVLLDELSVRVDLSDSRHTARIPSLGELRVEVPFDLPDRFPEVLHGLWGTIVLVHAEGTTRVSDFIPFQVARLDLEEFIHERDCLEEDAWIDLLLRSVGLEPQGMTRRLKLLYLVRLAPLVEPNLHLLEIGPRQTGKTYLLRNTSTETFVVSGGRTTPATLFYHQLLKRPGLIGTQDLVVFDEIAHTRWDDVATVSTLKDYMESGQFTRGQRMLHAQTSLLFMGNADAPDVPPTTVLPRGLKGDTAFIDRLHGILPGFEFPKITAELLTDGEGLVVDYLAAIFKRLRALPAEPDLSGLLPAGLTQRDVRSVERITSGLLKLVYPGHNWTRSFLEEATALALELRSRVQDELHRLNPLEFPRSGSAAQVASQPDPAPEEVEPDLEGHEEEFDVNLEF; from the coding sequence GTGACCCCCATCTTCTTCGGTAAGACTCTGCCCAAACGCCTCACCAAACGCAAGGTGTTCTACCGTGTTCCCCGCTATGTGGTGGAATACCTGCTCGCCAAGTACGCTCCCGATGGCCGTGACGAAGCGGTCGCGGTCGTTCAGGAAGTGTTGCAGGAACGCTACGTTGGTCCCGACCAGGGCGAATGGGTGCGAGACCAGTTGTTGCGACACGGCTCCTTCGTGCTGCTCGATGAACTCAGCGTGCGCGTGGACCTCAGCGACTCGCGCCATACGGCCCGTATCCCCAGCCTCGGCGAGTTGCGCGTTGAAGTTCCTTTTGACCTGCCCGACCGATTTCCCGAAGTGCTGCATGGCCTGTGGGGCACCATCGTCCTCGTGCATGCCGAAGGAACCACCCGTGTGAGCGACTTTATTCCCTTTCAGGTTGCCCGCCTCGACCTCGAGGAGTTCATTCACGAACGCGATTGCCTCGAGGAGGACGCCTGGATAGACCTGCTGCTGCGTTCGGTCGGCCTGGAACCACAGGGTATGACCCGACGCCTGAAGCTGCTGTACCTTGTGCGCCTTGCCCCACTGGTGGAGCCGAACCTGCACCTGCTCGAGATCGGGCCGCGCCAGACCGGTAAGACGTATCTGTTGCGCAATACCTCCACCGAAACCTTTGTGGTATCTGGCGGACGCACCACCCCGGCGACGCTGTTCTACCACCAGTTGCTCAAGCGGCCCGGACTGATCGGCACCCAGGATCTTGTGGTGTTCGATGAGATCGCGCATACCCGCTGGGATGATGTGGCTACCGTTTCCACACTCAAAGACTACATGGAGTCCGGGCAATTCACCCGCGGGCAGCGTATGCTGCACGCCCAGACCTCTCTGCTGTTCATGGGCAATGCCGACGCTCCGGACGTTCCCCCTACTACGGTGCTGCCGCGCGGTCTGAAAGGGGATACCGCCTTTATCGATCGCTTGCACGGTATTCTGCCCGGATTCGAGTTTCCCAAGATCACCGCAGAGTTACTGACCGACGGTGAAGGGCTGGTCGTTGACTACCTCGCGGCAATTTTCAAGCGCCTGCGTGCGCTGCCCGCCGAGCCGGATCTTTCGGGCCTGCTCCCTGCCGGTCTCACCCAGCGTGACGTTCGCAGCGTGGAACGCATCACCTCAGGATTACTAAAATTGGTCTACCCCGGACATAACTGGACCCGTTCCTTCCTCGAAGAAGCTACCGCCCTGGCCCTTGAATTGCGCAGCCGTGTGCAAGATGAACTGCACCGACTCAATCCGCTTGAGTTCCCGCGCTCGGGTAGCGCAGCTCAAGTCGCCTCTCAGCCTGACCCGGCTCCTGAGGAAGTGGAGCCGGACCTCGAGGGACATGAAGAAGAGTTTGACGTGAACCTGGAATTCTGA
- a CDS encoding polymorphic toxin-type HINT domain-containing protein yields MNDKWVGAGHLKVGDKIRKADGTTGVVKYVNTVSETRTMYNLDVVVADTFFVGTQGWLVHNTSGNLPCRIGFASGEAVDAVTGMNKGGGHAIRHLIKEGLIPNKGSLQSQVDNFSKNIAIPILENPNKTFDYKVGGTMTRAFMGEYMGKPVVIYVAKEGPYAGKVISSIVPDADQLATYATK; encoded by the coding sequence CTGAATGACAAGTGGGTCGGCGCGGGGCACCTCAAGGTCGGCGATAAGATCAGGAAGGCGGACGGCACCACTGGCGTGGTGAAGTACGTCAACACTGTCAGCGAAACGCGGACGATGTACAACCTGGATGTCGTCGTCGCGGACACCTTCTTCGTGGGTACCCAGGGCTGGTTGGTGCATAATACGAGTGGTAATTTGCCCTGTAGAATTGGATTTGCTTCTGGGGAAGCAGTCGATGCGGTTACGGGAATGAATAAAGGTGGAGGACATGCGATAAGGCACTTGATCAAGGAAGGTCTAATTCCTAACAAGGGAAGCTTGCAGTCTCAAGTAGACAATTTCAGCAAGAATATCGCTATTCCTATTCTTGAGAATCCTAACAAGACTTTTGATTATAAAGTTGGTGGGACTATGACAAGAGCATTTATGGGAGAATATATGGGCAAACCGGTGGTTATATATGTAGCCAAAGAAGGACCATATGCTGGCAAAGTGATATCTTCTATCGTCCCAGATGCCGATCAACTTGCCACTTACGCAACAAAATGA
- a CDS encoding SDR family oxidoreductase, which translates to MIAITGATGHLGRLTLEALLRRGVPAQEIVALARDPHKAADLAERGFTVRQADYHRPETLAAALQGVSKLLLISSSDLQDRVGQHRNVLEAARSAGVKLIAYTSLLKADTTPVLLAADHRATEELIRASGIPFVFLRNGWYIENYTGNLEQTLGQGGLLGAAGEGRFTPATRADYAEAAAAVLADEGHENAVYELGGDAAMTLGELAAELSRQSGRPVTYTNLSVDEYIRTLVGFGLPEGAAAVYADADAGIERGDLATDSGDLRRLIGRPTTPLADAIADALRR; encoded by the coding sequence ATGATTGCAATTACCGGAGCCACCGGCCACCTCGGCCGCCTCACCCTCGAGGCCCTGCTGCGCCGCGGTGTTCCCGCCCAGGAAATCGTTGCCCTCGCCCGTGACCCCCACAAGGCCGCCGACCTCGCAGAGCGTGGTTTCACCGTTCGCCAGGCGGACTACCACCGGCCCGAGACGCTGGCTGCCGCACTGCAAGGTGTCAGCAAACTGCTGCTGATCTCCAGCAGCGACCTACAAGACCGCGTGGGCCAACACCGCAACGTTCTCGAGGCCGCGCGTTCGGCGGGCGTGAAGCTCATCGCTTACACCAGCCTGCTGAAGGCCGATACCACCCCGGTGCTGCTCGCCGCCGACCACCGCGCTACCGAGGAGCTCATCCGCGCTTCGGGCATTCCGTTCGTGTTTTTGCGCAACGGCTGGTACATCGAGAACTACACCGGAAACCTCGAGCAAACCCTGGGGCAAGGCGGCCTGCTCGGCGCTGCCGGCGAGGGCCGCTTCACGCCGGCCACCCGCGCCGATTACGCGGAGGCCGCCGCCGCGGTCCTGGCCGACGAAGGGCACGAGAACGCGGTGTACGAGCTCGGAGGGGACGCGGCGATGACCCTGGGCGAACTCGCAGCAGAACTCAGCCGCCAGAGCGGCCGCCCGGTGACCTACACCAACCTGTCCGTGGATGAATACATCCGCACGCTGGTCGGTTTCGGGCTGCCCGAGGGAGCTGCGGCGGTGTACGCGGATGCGGACGCGGGCATCGAGCGCGGTGATCTGGCGACCGACAGCGGAGACCTGCGGCGCCTGATCGGCCGACCGACCACGCCCCTGGCCGACGCGATTGCAGACGCCCTGCGTCGCTGA
- a CDS encoding vWA domain-containing protein — MRRLGFPSRSTLPRFHCEVMYSAIVKRLIAAILLVLSGISFAQQCSVARAVVQTVPERYRFIFLIDLSKSMVGVGGSPNIFPRVQRELQRFARTLPEGTEVRLITFDAGPTSDRSFTLPGELDRYLAHVRSLRATGTRTYINRTLKQTVMALRPDERTATLLYLFTDGRDNDSQTRLQDFTRIYQLQRGPHDWLYYLTLGIDVPAEVRAALAPLGRTQALSAAPGTIPALTVSSVRPATLHLGNLHLEPEPSRALEVRTQGGETALQLAVRAPELERHGALLSVTPGRIRSGVNDLRFTLANAANLPEGTYHATLCVQGPDGSMVTPAAVSLELAFHPAARYALEPQSPLPDTLSLFAGQTATLDYTVGGNRWATEAITVRPGTLPDGLSATVNGAASATVRPGDTVRLALENAGELPRDLPQPLALEVEASPGAQVAPVPLPTVTQPPTFLERWGLLLALAALLVLAILMGLWWTGRPWGVLEYDGARHRLRGRTAILPRTAGDLAGLSLERPGARARGPRLLAVPSDIELIDEGYMLEVQDHLEWDTAVAVRSYGKPAGSFTVSRI; from the coding sequence ATGAGAAGGCTAGGGTTCCCGTCAAGGTCAACTTTACCAAGATTTCATTGTGAAGTAATGTATAGTGCGATCGTGAAACGGCTGATAGCGGCGATTTTACTCGTCCTGTCCGGTATTTCGTTTGCGCAGCAGTGCAGCGTGGCGCGAGCGGTTGTCCAGACAGTCCCTGAACGATACAGGTTTATTTTTCTCATCGACCTGTCGAAGTCTATGGTGGGTGTGGGCGGTAGCCCTAATATCTTTCCGCGGGTTCAGCGTGAACTGCAGCGCTTTGCCCGGACCCTGCCCGAAGGTACCGAGGTTCGTCTGATTACCTTCGATGCCGGACCCACTTCGGATCGCAGCTTCACCCTTCCCGGCGAGCTCGACCGCTACCTTGCCCACGTGCGCTCGCTGCGTGCTACCGGTACGCGTACCTACATCAACCGTACGCTCAAGCAGACGGTTATGGCATTGCGGCCGGATGAGCGCACGGCCACCCTGCTGTACCTGTTCACGGACGGGCGCGACAACGACTCCCAAACGCGTCTGCAGGACTTTACGCGCATCTATCAGTTGCAACGCGGCCCGCACGACTGGCTGTATTACCTGACCCTCGGCATCGATGTGCCCGCCGAGGTCCGCGCTGCCCTCGCCCCGCTTGGCCGGACCCAGGCCCTGAGCGCGGCCCCCGGCACCATCCCGGCCCTTACGGTCAGCAGTGTGCGCCCTGCGACCCTGCACCTCGGTAACCTGCACCTCGAACCTGAACCCAGCCGTGCCCTCGAGGTCCGTACTCAGGGCGGAGAAACCGCGCTACAACTTGCTGTCCGCGCACCCGAACTCGAGCGGCACGGTGCGTTGCTGAGCGTCACGCCTGGCCGCATCCGTTCCGGCGTGAACGATCTGCGCTTTACCCTTGCCAACGCCGCCAACCTTCCCGAAGGCACCTACCACGCCACATTGTGCGTGCAGGGCCCCGACGGGAGTATGGTCACCCCCGCCGCCGTCAGTCTTGAACTCGCGTTTCATCCGGCGGCCCGTTATGCGCTCGAACCGCAATCTCCGCTGCCCGACACCCTTTCGCTCTTCGCTGGCCAGACGGCAACGCTCGACTACACGGTCGGTGGCAACCGCTGGGCTACCGAAGCCATCACCGTGCGCCCCGGCACCCTGCCGGATGGACTGAGCGCAACCGTCAATGGGGCCGCTTCGGCCACTGTGCGTCCCGGCGACACTGTTCGCCTCGCCCTCGAGAATGCCGGTGAGCTACCGCGTGACCTCCCGCAGCCCCTGGCCCTCGAGGTCGAGGCGTCTCCCGGTGCCCAAGTTGCCCCGGTGCCTCTTCCGACCGTCACCCAACCCCCTACTTTTCTCGAGCGCTGGGGTCTGCTGCTCGCCCTTGCCGCTCTGCTCGTCCTGGCCATACTGATGGGGTTGTGGTGGACCGGCCGGCCCTGGGGTGTCCTCGAGTATGACGGAGCGCGTCACCGCCTGCGTGGTCGCACCGCTATTTTGCCGCGCACCGCCGGGGACCTCGCCGGCCTGAGCCTCGAGCGGCCCGGAGCAAGAGCGCGGGGACCGCGCCTGCTGGCCGTTCCCTCCGATATCGAGCTGATCGATGAAGGCTACATGCTCGAAGTCCAAGACCACCTGGAATGGGATACAGCCGTAGCCGTTCGATCGTACGGCAAGCCTGCCGGATCGTTTACCGTCTCTCGCATCTGA
- a CDS encoding tubulin-like doman-containing protein, producing MTTVHYLKRTVLIGLGGTGKAALLNAKRKYLETYGEVPPLVSFLVIDTTNDNASSLSATLPNGSTVPVKLKANELLHIEARGASKLPQVNDEIREWFPKRAELKANILSGAGQVRALGRLALFANARLVYETLRNRLAEARDYTRERPQQDSDVLYQAYTPHLTVCVAGSIAGGTGSGTFLDVAFLLRDLLKDEDQLFSYLLLPDIYTSRPGTQNVEANAYGALKELDHCMSLESTWSYSFGGRRIDVSKKPFDMVFLINRQNRAGKTFNDPADLADLMGFGMFLAGGPLGKEQADIFDNIVVQLAEGQGRYYGKTAHYASFGAAELAYDPRPLQQLSGLGRARALIETQRRSRSAVTLDLTAQRALEVREGADVPNTVAAPDPDREAQMWPSVRSDLLNIRETARTETQKLLDAEVRGWEDHLRPTLSQFFNNGSTVLDLHAALDVALVQLREVRSAAKERVRSAEEALTTDLEATDSNVRAARPAASSGFFGRGRREAAAPVLDRKRLRSLHSKAVKCGQEEAKLSLIERYITAMEAEHRRLQNLLDRFDQLRTTHVQTPDLRPQPQRSRPYTLTLPTTSTLSGLPRAAVGTETVPVTLDDLLTRPEDVLRAQRGSGDAIDLEAWLVTALGQPEAAREIDRVFRELNDLSAPSWDYQDAWVSNPAVSHLEQVQILGVNDKNRTALRSDRLEDVFAGRMHQLQFVSTGDPNRVLFYKIEAAVPAFALAGIDGYREKYLQLSAGRSFHLRADWENLPDLTPLPSDREAARVWSQGRVLGRIRSEAGSYQYLSNRDGSERWYTLGSAFETAFFAFRSDFFLFKEIEQRIRRQWHEPRNDREATALKVSIERLQETTARLAQDEQRPGSERRLFELHGEVLAELMADVSRGTAFQQPDDFEPVVLQ from the coding sequence ATGACTACCGTTCACTACCTCAAACGCACTGTCCTGATCGGCCTCGGTGGCACCGGAAAAGCCGCGCTGCTCAACGCCAAGCGCAAGTACCTCGAGACCTACGGGGAGGTGCCACCGCTGGTGTCCTTCCTGGTCATTGACACCACCAATGACAATGCCAGCAGCCTGAGCGCCACCTTGCCCAACGGCAGCACTGTTCCGGTCAAACTCAAGGCCAACGAACTGCTGCACATCGAAGCGCGTGGCGCCAGCAAGCTGCCGCAGGTCAATGATGAGATTCGCGAGTGGTTCCCCAAACGTGCCGAACTCAAGGCCAACATCCTCTCCGGAGCCGGACAAGTTCGTGCACTAGGGCGGCTGGCACTGTTCGCCAACGCCCGCCTGGTGTACGAAACTTTGCGCAACCGCCTTGCGGAGGCACGCGACTATACCCGCGAGCGTCCGCAGCAGGACAGCGATGTGCTCTATCAGGCCTACACGCCGCACCTTACCGTATGTGTTGCCGGTTCGATTGCGGGCGGTACCGGGTCGGGCACCTTTCTGGATGTTGCCTTTTTGCTGCGTGACCTGCTTAAAGACGAGGATCAACTGTTCTCCTACCTGCTGCTTCCCGACATCTACACCAGCCGCCCCGGTACCCAGAACGTCGAGGCCAATGCCTATGGCGCACTCAAGGAGCTCGACCACTGCATGAGCCTCGAGAGCACGTGGTCGTACTCGTTTGGCGGCCGGCGCATCGACGTCAGCAAAAAGCCGTTCGACATGGTCTTTCTGATTAATCGCCAGAACCGTGCAGGAAAAACCTTCAACGACCCAGCGGACCTGGCGGACCTGATGGGGTTTGGCATGTTCTTGGCCGGTGGGCCGCTCGGCAAGGAACAGGCCGATATCTTTGACAACATCGTGGTGCAGCTTGCCGAGGGCCAGGGCCGCTACTACGGAAAGACCGCGCACTATGCCTCATTCGGTGCGGCCGAACTGGCCTACGACCCCAGGCCATTGCAGCAGCTCAGCGGCCTGGGCCGTGCGCGTGCCCTGATCGAAACGCAGCGTCGGTCGCGCAGCGCTGTTACGCTTGATCTTACGGCCCAACGGGCCCTTGAGGTCCGTGAGGGTGCAGACGTACCTAACACCGTAGCGGCGCCGGACCCGGACCGCGAAGCGCAGATGTGGCCCAGCGTGCGCAGTGATCTGCTGAACATCCGCGAGACTGCGCGTACCGAAACCCAGAAACTGCTCGATGCCGAAGTCCGCGGTTGGGAGGATCACCTCCGCCCTACGCTCTCTCAATTCTTCAACAATGGCAGCACGGTCTTGGACCTGCACGCTGCCCTGGACGTGGCCCTGGTGCAGTTGCGCGAGGTGCGGAGCGCTGCCAAGGAGCGGGTGCGCAGCGCCGAAGAGGCGCTTACGACCGACCTCGAGGCTACCGACAGCAACGTGCGGGCTGCGCGCCCTGCAGCAAGCAGCGGATTCTTCGGTCGAGGCCGTCGTGAGGCCGCCGCGCCGGTCCTGGACCGCAAACGCCTGCGCAGCCTGCACAGCAAGGCCGTCAAGTGCGGTCAGGAGGAGGCCAAGCTCAGCCTGATCGAACGCTACATCACCGCTATGGAAGCAGAGCACCGGCGTCTCCAGAACCTGCTTGACCGCTTTGATCAGCTGCGCACCACCCACGTTCAAACCCCGGACCTGCGTCCCCAACCGCAGCGTAGTCGCCCTTACACCCTGACCTTGCCCACAACCAGCACCCTGTCTGGTCTGCCGCGCGCCGCAGTAGGCACCGAGACGGTCCCGGTCACTCTCGACGACCTGTTGACCCGTCCCGAGGACGTGCTGCGCGCGCAACGCGGCTCGGGCGACGCGATCGACCTCGAGGCGTGGCTGGTTACAGCGCTTGGCCAGCCCGAAGCAGCCCGCGAGATCGATCGCGTGTTCCGCGAACTCAACGATCTTTCGGCACCCAGTTGGGACTACCAAGACGCCTGGGTCAGTAATCCTGCGGTCTCACACCTCGAGCAGGTGCAGATTCTTGGTGTAAACGACAAGAACCGCACCGCACTGCGCAGCGACCGGCTCGAGGACGTGTTTGCCGGGCGCATGCACCAATTGCAGTTCGTCTCCACCGGCGACCCCAACCGCGTGCTGTTTTACAAGATCGAGGCGGCTGTGCCGGCCTTTGCGCTCGCTGGCATCGACGGGTACCGCGAAAAGTACCTGCAGCTCAGTGCGGGTCGCAGCTTCCACCTGCGCGCCGACTGGGAGAACCTGCCCGACCTTACTCCGTTGCCCTCGGACCGCGAAGCCGCGCGAGTCTGGAGTCAGGGTCGCGTGCTGGGTCGCATCCGCAGTGAGGCGGGCAGCTACCAGTACCTGTCCAACCGTGATGGCTCCGAACGCTGGTACACGCTGGGAAGCGCTTTCGAAACGGCCTTTTTTGCCTTCCGTAGCGACTTTTTCCTGTTCAAGGAGATTGAACAGCGTATCCGTCGGCAGTGGCACGAGCCGCGTAATGACCGCGAGGCCACGGCACTCAAGGTATCCATTGAACGGCTGCAAGAGACTACCGCGCGCCTCGCGCAGGACGAGCAGCGCCCGGGAAGCGAGCGTCGGTTGTTCGAATTGCACGGCGAGGTACTTGCTGAACTCATGGCCGATGTATCGCGTGGAACTGCCTTTCAGCAGCCTGACGACTTCGAGCCTGTCGTGCTGCAGTGA
- a CDS encoding restriction endonuclease gives MTSQERARDELGWLIAELEFGGDRYQHPHDLAARLKARGHKISPLRLMDLVRADIQRSEQAGEPPRFHIGRTYGATGYMCLLPPTRPKNPAPPIVDTGEPACPQPHQKIAEATPFKKAIRPPSAREVERIRRQLLRLDPFQFEALVERVMTAMGVQDVRRTPNVGDMGVDVRGTLVIEELIHIHVAVQVKRYANNVARPDIQRLRGSLANHELGWFVTTAGFSENAIIEARENGRLPISLITGTQFVRLMLKYDIALPESPVPERGARRGTVRARRGRARMTRAR, from the coding sequence ATGACCTCGCAAGAGCGTGCGAGAGACGAACTGGGCTGGTTAATCGCTGAGCTGGAGTTCGGAGGGGACCGCTATCAGCATCCCCATGACCTTGCAGCGCGGCTCAAGGCTCGGGGCCACAAAATATCACCTTTGCGACTGATGGACCTGGTTAGGGCAGATATCCAGCGGAGCGAACAGGCAGGGGAGCCGCCGCGTTTTCATATCGGAAGAACGTACGGTGCGACAGGATATATGTGTCTGCTCCCGCCGACCCGCCCGAAGAACCCGGCACCGCCCATCGTTGATACGGGGGAGCCAGCATGCCCCCAGCCGCATCAGAAGATCGCCGAAGCTACGCCTTTCAAAAAAGCTATCCGGCCACCAAGCGCCCGGGAAGTCGAACGGATCAGGAGGCAACTGCTGCGCTTGGACCCGTTCCAGTTTGAGGCGTTGGTTGAGCGGGTAATGACGGCCATGGGCGTGCAAGACGTACGTCGTACCCCCAATGTCGGAGATATGGGAGTCGACGTGCGTGGGACGCTGGTGATTGAGGAACTGATCCACATTCATGTGGCCGTGCAGGTCAAGCGATACGCTAATAACGTTGCGCGGCCCGACATTCAGAGACTGCGCGGAAGCTTGGCGAACCACGAGCTTGGGTGGTTCGTGACGACCGCTGGCTTTAGCGAGAACGCCATCATTGAGGCCCGGGAGAATGGGCGGTTGCCCATCTCGCTGATCACCGGTACCCAATTCGTCCGACTGATGCTCAAGTACGACATTGCGCTGCCTGAATCGCCTGTTCCCGAGCGTGGAGCGCGCAGGGGTACGGTTCGGGCCCGGCGGGGGAGAGCCCGGATGACACGTGCCCGCTGA
- a CDS encoding tyrosine-type recombinase/integrase: protein MTLDVYRGTLLSRARTLATLPEDELRRRAIAAARDHDLEGLWQLLEAYLGVHGKRRSQLSPGTLTKYRQGLRALLEIGQFDLLRPGRNDGALYLGRLETAGLASSTVGVRLAAARALYAALRWAGATQANPFDGLSPQRDPVDPADKRGAYSRLEVERMLEAADPLMRVLVLLGAHAGLRISEALALEAGDVDLARRRLTVRRGKGGRQRSVVISRSLADALYAYGVQRLPIALNADQVRYRLEVLCKRAGVNQRGRAYHGLRHHAGTRLMAETRDLDRTAHHLGHANINTTRVYAKLADNALDNTAGQW, encoded by the coding sequence ATGACGCTCGACGTGTACCGGGGCACCCTGCTCAGCCGCGCCCGCACCCTCGCCACCCTGCCCGAGGACGAACTGCGCCGCCGCGCCATCGCTGCTGCCCGGGACCACGACCTCGAAGGACTCTGGCAACTGCTCGAGGCGTACCTCGGCGTGCACGGCAAACGCCGCAGCCAGCTCAGCCCCGGCACCCTGACCAAGTACCGCCAGGGCCTGAGGGCGCTGCTCGAGATCGGGCAGTTCGACCTGCTACGCCCTGGCCGCAACGACGGCGCGCTGTACCTCGGCCGCCTTGAGACTGCCGGACTCGCTTCCAGCACGGTCGGCGTCCGCCTGGCTGCCGCGCGTGCCCTGTACGCCGCGCTGCGCTGGGCCGGAGCCACCCAGGCCAACCCATTCGACGGCCTCAGCCCGCAACGTGACCCCGTAGACCCGGCCGACAAACGCGGCGCTTACAGCCGCCTCGAGGTCGAACGGATGCTCGAGGCGGCCGACCCCTTGATGCGCGTGCTGGTGCTGCTCGGCGCGCACGCAGGCCTGCGTATCAGCGAGGCGCTCGCCCTCGAGGCCGGAGACGTGGACCTCGCACGGCGGCGCCTGACCGTGCGCCGCGGCAAGGGTGGGCGTCAGCGCAGCGTGGTGATCAGCCGCTCACTCGCCGACGCACTCTACGCCTACGGCGTCCAGCGCCTGCCCATCGCCCTGAACGCCGACCAGGTGCGCTACCGCCTCGAGGTGCTGTGCAAACGTGCCGGCGTGAATCAGCGCGGACGCGCCTACCACGGCCTGCGGCATCACGCCGGTACGCGGCTGATGGCTGAGACGCGTGACCTGGACCGCACCGCGCATCACCTGGGGCACGCGAACATCAACACCACACGGGTGTACGCCAAGCTTGCGGACAACGCGCTCGACAATACAGCTGGGCAGTGGTGA
- a CDS encoding vWA domain-containing protein has translation MYPRVSFHPLKSALAAAQDQILEVLVRITPPARAAARLPLNLALVIDCSGSMAGEKLETARRVGLAALRRLRPQDRFSVIAFSGEARVLLPSTSGLDAALAESRIRALRAGGGTALHEGWLEGATQVAAYLEGGQLSRVLLISDGEANVGLRDSREIAQQAAGLAARGVSTSTFGMGDHYDEELLEQLANAADGNYHYIADTSALADIFEAELQGLSCTFGRQVSLGIEPDAALGIALQDVLNDFEVTPTGRCRLPNLQLGRPLEALVRLHVPAHAVPRAGAHAHVTDVRVAWNAPGFGERRRLRVPLELPVVTADAHTDLPCDVWVEAYAARLAVARHKATALRALRRRDYGGAYAAMREASGLLEETRDLPEMDAEYNSFLMIMQAMDEHDDARARKLASSQTYRRRRGR, from the coding sequence ATGTATCCCCGAGTCAGCTTTCACCCGCTCAAGTCCGCTCTTGCTGCCGCGCAGGACCAGATCCTCGAGGTGCTGGTCCGCATCACCCCGCCCGCCCGGGCCGCGGCGCGCCTGCCGCTGAACCTGGCGCTGGTGATCGACTGCAGCGGCAGCATGGCCGGTGAGAAGCTCGAGACCGCCCGGCGGGTGGGCCTGGCGGCGCTGCGGCGACTGCGCCCGCAGGACCGCTTCAGCGTTATTGCTTTCAGCGGGGAGGCGCGCGTGCTGCTGCCGTCCACCTCCGGCCTGGACGCTGCGCTTGCCGAGAGCCGCATCCGGGCGCTGCGCGCCGGTGGCGGAACCGCGCTGCACGAAGGCTGGCTCGAAGGGGCTACGCAGGTCGCCGCGTACCTCGAGGGCGGGCAACTGAGCCGGGTACTGCTGATCAGCGACGGCGAAGCGAACGTCGGGCTGCGTGATTCACGCGAGATCGCGCAGCAGGCAGCCGGGCTTGCCGCGCGCGGCGTCAGCACCAGCACCTTCGGCATGGGTGACCATTACGACGAGGAACTGCTGGAACAGCTCGCGAACGCCGCAGACGGCAACTACCACTACATCGCCGATACCTCGGCGCTTGCAGATATTTTCGAGGCAGAGCTGCAGGGCCTGAGTTGCACCTTTGGGCGTCAGGTCAGCTTGGGCATCGAGCCGGACGCGGCGCTTGGCATCGCGCTGCAAGATGTCCTGAATGATTTTGAGGTGACGCCGACAGGTCGCTGCCGTTTGCCGAACCTGCAGCTTGGCCGTCCGCTCGAGGCGCTCGTGCGCTTGCACGTGCCCGCCCACGCCGTTCCCCGTGCGGGGGCGCACGCGCACGTAACCGATGTGCGCGTTGCCTGGAACGCGCCAGGATTCGGTGAGCGCCGCCGCCTGCGTGTCCCGCTCGAGTTGCCGGTCGTGACCGCTGACGCGCATACCGATTTGCCCTGCGACGTCTGGGTCGAGGCGTACGCGGCCCGGCTGGCCGTGGCGCGCCACAAGGCCACGGCGCTGCGCGCGCTGCGCCGCCGCGATTACGGGGGCGCTTACGCCGCCATGCGCGAGGCCTCCGGGCTGCTCGAGGAGACCCGTGACCTGCCTGAGATGGATGCCGAGTACAACAGTTTCCTCATGATCATGCAGGCGATGGACGAACACGATGACGCCCGGGCCCGCAAGCTGGCCAGCAGCCAGACCTACCGCAGGCGCCGCGGCCGCTGA
- a CDS encoding HNH/endonuclease VII fold putative polymorphic toxin → MGAGHLEVGDKIRKADGTTGVVKYINTVSETRMMYNLDVAVADTFFVGTQGWLVHNATNDYNYKNRTEAFNAAKDRAGIPRSQQFTKQWEVGNDPKRKGMSNYRYSEDPGTGGRFFQYETPQGPRVVVEHMGDPDKPPHFHAGEPKGNS, encoded by the coding sequence GTGGGTGCCGGACACCTCGAGGTAGGCGATAAGATCAGGAAGGCGGACGGCACCACAGGTGTGGTGAAGTACATCAATACGGTCAGCGAGACGCGGATGATGTACAACTTGGATGTCGCCGTCGCTGATACCTTCTTCGTCGGGACACAGGGCTGGTTGGTGCACAATGCAACAAATGATTATAACTACAAGAATCGTACTGAGGCATTCAACGCCGCGAAAGATAGAGCTGGAATTCCCCGATCTCAACAGTTTACAAAGCAATGGGAGGTAGGAAATGACCCTAAACGTAAAGGAATGTCGAATTACAGATATAGTGAGGATCCGGGTACAGGGGGACGGTTCTTCCAATATGAGACACCACAAGGTCCAAGAGTTGTAGTAGAGCACATGGGTGATCCAGACAAACCCCCACATTTCCACGCAGGTGAACCCAAAGGAAATTCCTAG